The Balearica regulorum gibbericeps isolate bBalReg1 chromosome 5, bBalReg1.pri, whole genome shotgun sequence genome window below encodes:
- the LOC104639494 gene encoding extracellular tyrosine-protein kinase PKDCC: protein MAAAVAAVARRGARLSAAALLALLALALLALPAGRGGGGGGERQPGSPPPPPLPLPPGLREELRQRRRDLRRLAAAGGGGEAATGGLGCGDLSLATGVSVLGWGFTKVVARAALAGGGAVALKSVHGAGREVRQCVQRYGAPAGCRRLAAYKLLKEVTLLQRLQHPGIVQLHGQCYDNSGDPEIRVTAMLELGSPLEMIQLLQTPWEERFKICLSLVKLLFYLAHSPLGSIVLLDFQPRQFVMVDGNLKVTDMDDASTEELSCKEDNDCTLDFPTKSFPLKCSAAGKCEGINEKKNLFNAYRYFFTYLLPHSAPPALRPFLTDILNATGDLRYGINETLKAFEKVLHLYKSGLYLQKRPLLLKDYISLKGFRTVEGEDYKCWPSYSHLGCLLSVHSAEEAAAICNSQSQCQSFIVTQRRTWTGRPLASFQSSLTDLIPDANSVVYIKRSASSRERL from the exons atggcggcggcggtggcggcggtggCGCGGCGGGGCGCCCGGCTGAGCGCGGCGGCGCTGCTGGCGCTGCTGGCCCTGGCGCTGCTGGCGCTGCCGgccggccgcggcggcggcggcggcggtgagAGGCAGCcgggctccccgccgccgccgccgctcccgctGCCGCCGGGCTTGCGGGAGGAGCTGCGGCAGAGGCGGCGCGACCTGCGGCGcctggcggcggcgggcggcggcggggaggcggcgaCGGGCGGGTTGGGCTGCGGCGACCTGAGCCTGGCGACGGGCGTCAgcgtgctgggctggggcttCACCAAGGTGGTGGCGCGGGCGGCGCtggcgggcggcggcgccgtCGCCCTCAAGTCGGTGCACGGGGCGGGCCGGGAGGTGCGGCAGTGCGTGCAGCGCTACGGGGCGCCGGCGGGCTGCCGCCGCCTGGCCGCCTacaagctgctgaaggaggtgACGCTGCTGCAGCGCCTGCAGCATCCCGGCATCGTCCAG CTGCACGGTCAATGCTATGATAATAGCGGAGATCCTGAAATACGGGTCACAGCTATGCTGGAGCTGGGATCCCCCCTGGAGATGATTCAGCTTCTGCAGACCCCCTGGGAGGAGAGAtttaaa atTTGCCTGAGTCTTGTGAAACTGCTGTTTTACTTGGCACATTCGCCCCTGGGTTCAATAGTCCTCTTGGATTTCCAGCCGAGGCAGTTTGTTATGGTGGATGGAAACCTAAAAGTGACAGACATGGATGATGCCAGCACTGAGGAACTGTCATGCAAGGAAGATAATGACTGCACACTTGACTTCCCTACAAAAAGCTTTCCTCTCAAATGCTCCGCGGCTGGGAAATGCGaaggaataaatgaaaagaagaatctTTTTAATGCATATCG GTATTTTTTCACCTACCTTTTGCCGCACTCTGCACCACCGGCTTTGCGGCCCTTTTTGACCGATATTCTGAATGCAACAG gTGATTTACGATATGGAATAAATGAAACCttgaaagcttttgaaaaggTTTTACATCTGTACAAGTCTGGGCTCTATCTGCAGAAAAGacctcttcttttaaaag ACTACATCTCCCTAAAGGGCTTCCGAACGGTGGAAGGAGAAGACTACAAGTGCTGGCCCTCCTACAGCCACCTGGGGTGCCTGCTCTCCGTTCACAGTGCTGAGGAAGCTGCCGCAATTTGTAACTCCCAATCGCAATGTCAAAGTTTTATCGTTACCCAGCGGAGGACGTGGACAG gaCGTCCGCTTGCCTCATTTCAGAGTAGCCTGACTGATTTAATACCGGATGCTAACTCTGTAGTCTATATTAAACGATCGGCTTCCTCGAGGGAaagactttaa